In a genomic window of Methanosarcina horonobensis HB-1 = JCM 15518:
- a CDS encoding cation diffusion facilitator family transporter — translation MGDREKNVGFAASLNILFTIIELIGGILTNSLALMADALHDFADSFALIVAWYAEKQAKKPATSKMTFGYRRLSLLSAVFAIIVLIAGSLFILSQAIPRLINPEPVNAEGMFLIAIVGVTINGLGYFRLKKGMSQNEKILSWHLLEDILGWVVLLIGAIIISFWNEPVIDPIMTIGFTIFVLWGVSKNAKETFNLLLEGVPTYIDIDKVKESILSVEGVKAVHDIHIWSLEGETDILTAHVIVEDKYLERPDKMRQSIKSKLEEHHIEHSTLELESEGFCSGTECIFELKR, via the coding sequence ATGGGTGATAGAGAAAAAAATGTGGGGTTTGCTGCTTCTTTAAACATACTCTTCACAATCATAGAATTGATCGGAGGAATCTTAACAAACAGCCTGGCACTGATGGCTGACGCGTTGCATGATTTCGCTGACAGTTTTGCATTAATCGTAGCCTGGTATGCAGAAAAGCAAGCAAAAAAACCTGCAACGAGTAAAATGACTTTCGGATATCGAAGGTTATCTCTTTTATCTGCAGTATTTGCTATTATTGTGCTTATAGCCGGGTCGTTGTTTATATTGTCACAGGCCATCCCGCGTCTGATCAATCCGGAACCCGTAAATGCCGAAGGAATGTTTTTGATTGCAATCGTCGGAGTAACCATAAATGGACTGGGATATTTTAGATTGAAGAAAGGGATGAGCCAGAATGAAAAAATATTATCCTGGCATCTTCTGGAAGACATTCTGGGGTGGGTGGTTCTGCTAATCGGGGCAATAATCATAAGTTTCTGGAACGAACCTGTTATTGATCCTATAATGACAATAGGATTCACGATTTTTGTATTATGGGGAGTTTCTAAAAACGCAAAAGAGACATTCAACCTTCTTCTGGAAGGTGTCCCGACGTATATTGACATTGATAAGGTTAAGGAATCTATCTTATCAGTCGAAGGAGTGAAAGCGGTTCACGATATCCATATATGGTCTCTGGAAGGAGAAACGGATATTTTAACAGCTCATGTTATTGTGGAAGACAAATACCTGGAAAGACCGGATAAAATGAGGCAATCCATCAAAAGCAAATTAGAGGAACATCATATAGAACATTCAACGCTTGAACTGGAAAGTGAAGGATTTTGTTCCGGAACGGAATGTATTTTTGAATTGAAAAGATAA
- a CDS encoding DUF4926 domain-containing protein has protein sequence MEPDSSRLTTLMAKGVVNMKFSEQDVVRVKKDIPEECIKKGDIGSIVVAFRKPDETYEVEFVDKDNYSKQLVLLPDEIEKVEET, from the coding sequence GTGGAACCTGATAGTTCAAGATTAACAACTTTGATGGCAAAGGGAGTGGTTAACATGAAGTTTTCAGAACAGGATGTTGTAAGAGTAAAGAAGGACATTCCTGAAGAATGTATTAAAAAAGGAGATATAGGTTCCATAGTCGTTGCATTTCGTAAGCCAGATGAAACCTATGAAGTTGAATTTGTGGATAAAGATAATTACTCTAAACAGCTAGTGCTTTTGCCGGATGAAATCGAAAAAGTAGAAGAAACATAA
- a CDS encoding RHS repeat-associated core domain-containing protein: protein MTDENGIEVERTDYFPYGQVRSGDLEKYGFTGQENDADTGLMYYGARYYSPEYSFLSSPTQYSYISGT, encoded by the coding sequence ATGACAGACGAGAATGGGATTGAAGTCGAACGCACCGATTACTTCCCATACGGTCAGGTGAGGTCAGGAGACCTGGAGAAGTACGGGTTTACAGGGCAGGAAAACGATGCCGATACAGGGCTGATGTACTATGGTGCGAGGTATTATTCACCTGAGTACAGTTTTTTGTCCAGCCCGACACAATACTCCTATATAAGTGGAACCTGA
- a CDS encoding immunity 26/phosphotriesterase HocA family protein encodes MANNKKQMTDELLLIKRSRKKPKVGDIFVIQPKESVYFYGKVIEVNDEFQGFPVDALVILIYKNSSTRLEMPDYLSPNDLLIPPQIVNLRGWTMGYFYTLGNMELTSEEKKLNYGFKDLKVKPCFLNSMGEKLNHEPSIVGIYAIGSYGSIAYEVTKALEKHPELLDV; translated from the coding sequence ATGGCTAATAACAAAAAACAAATGACTGATGAACTTCTTCTCATAAAAAGATCTAGGAAAAAACCAAAAGTAGGAGATATTTTCGTAATTCAGCCCAAAGAATCCGTTTATTTTTATGGGAAAGTAATCGAGGTCAATGATGAGTTTCAAGGATTTCCTGTTGATGCATTAGTGATACTAATATATAAAAACAGTTCGACAAGATTAGAAATGCCTGACTATTTAAGTCCAAATGACCTTTTGATTCCACCACAAATCGTAAATTTGAGAGGTTGGACGATGGGCTATTTCTATACACTAGGAAATATGGAGTTAACAAGTGAGGAAAAAAAACTTAACTATGGTTTCAAGGATCTTAAGGTAAAACCTTGCTTCCTCAACTCAATGGGTGAAAAATTAAATCATGAGCCATCAATTGTAGGGATATATGCAATTGGTAGTTATGGTTCGATAGCTTACGAAGTAACAAAAGCACTTGAAAAACATCCAGAATTACTGGATGTTTAA